A single Phragmites australis chromosome 4, lpPhrAust1.1, whole genome shotgun sequence DNA region contains:
- the LOC133914541 gene encoding probable xyloglucan endotransglucosylase/hydrolase protein 32 — translation MMPSPRDVHLLSLLVLAMAMVVTPAAQAQPSPGYYPSSMVRSMAYSEGYNNLWGPQHQTLSQDQNALTLWMDRTSGSGFKSKRSYRNGYFGASIKVQPGYTAGVNTAFYLSNNELYPGNHDEIDMELLGTVPGEPYTLQTNVYVRGTGDGSHLVGREMRFHLWFDPAADFHHYAILWNPDEIVFLVDDVPVRRYERKATTFPEREMWAYGSIWDASDWATDGGRYRADYRYQPFVARFQGFRIAGCETGAPASCRPVPASPTGAGLSAQQSGAMRWAQQSSMVYYYCQDYTKDHALYPEC, via the exons ATGATGCCTTCCCCTCGCGATGTCCATCTCCTCAGCCTGCTGGTGCTTGCCATGGCGATGGTGGTGACACCAGCAGCGCAGGCGCAGCCTTCCCCCGGGTACTACCCGAGCTCCATGGTCAGGTCGATGGCCTACTCCGAGGGCTACAACAACCTGTGGGGCCCGCAGCACCAGACTCTCTCGCAGGACCAGAATGCGCTCACACTCTGGATGGACCGCACCTCAG GCAGCGGGTTCAAGTCGAAGCGTTCGTACCGGAACGGCTACTTCGGCGCCTCCATCAAGGTCCAGCCCGGCTACACCGCCGGCGTCAACACCGCCTTCTAC CTGTCCAACAATGAGCTCTACCCGGGGAACCACGACGAGATCGACATGGAGCTGCTGGGCACGGTCCCCGGCGAGCCCTACACGCTGCAGACGAACGTCTACGTGCGCGGCACCGGCGACGGCTCCCACCTCGTCGGGAGGGAAATGCGATTCCACCTCTGGTTCGACCCGGCCGCGGACTTCCACCACTACGCCATCCTCTGGAACCCCGACGAGATCGTCTTCCTCGTCGACGACGTGCCCGTGCGCCGGTACGAGCGGAAGGCCACGACATTCCCCGAGCGGGAGATGTGGGCGTACGGCTCCATATGGGACGCCTCCGACTGGGCCACCGACGGCGGACGGTACAGGGCCGACTACCGCTACCAGCCCTTCGTGGCTCGGTTCCAGGGGTTCAGGATCGCTGGGTGCGAGACCGGCGCGCCCGCGAGCTGCCGCCCCGTGCCGGCCTCTCCGACGGGGGCGGGGCTGAGCGCGCAGCAGAGCGGCGCCATGCGGTGGGCGCAGCAGAGCTCCATGGTCTACTACTACTGCCAGGATTACACCAAGGATCACGCGTTATACCCCGAGTGTTAA